One Epinephelus lanceolatus isolate andai-2023 chromosome 10, ASM4190304v1, whole genome shotgun sequence genomic region harbors:
- the LOC117265340 gene encoding protein lifeguard 1 has translation MEQTNGSSNYGYGPRPPPYNTPDYGPSSYTGVTYNVGKGNIAVVSPPGPYDNMGHPEGQAAAGGTLQYGQAPPDYFHGLEDSGFSDAAIRRGFIRKVYLTLMIQLLVTVGIICAFLYWEDLGSWTWDNPWFPYTMMALVMVLIVALSCCSNLRRQVPLNFIALGLFTIAEGLMLGSVTVFYAAEAVLWAVGATALVSFALTLFAMQSKWDFTGANGSLWVFAWTLFSFALLCAILRSQYLNILYACLGTLLFSLYLVFDTQLILGGKHRKYEVSPEEYVFAALNLYLDIVLLFLLLLRLIGR, from the exons ATGGAGCAGACTAATGGCAGCAGCAATTACGGTTATGGACCTCGCCCCCCTCCATACAACACTCCAGACTATGGGCCAAGTTCTTACACGGGGGTGACATACAAC GTGGGGAAGGGGAACATTGCAGTGGTCTCCCCTCCTGGACCCTACGATAACATGGGCCATCCTGAGGGACaggcagcagctggaggcaccCTGCAGTATGGTCAAGCTCCTCCTGACTACTTTCACGGCTTAGAGGATAGTGGCTTCAGTGACGCTGCCATAAGAAGAG GTTTCATAAGGAAAGTCTACTTGACCTTGATGATTCAGCTGCTGGTGACTGTCGGGATCATCTGTGCTTTTCTTTACTG GGAAGATCTCGGGAGTTGGACATGGGACAACCCCTGGTTCCCCTACACTATGAT GGCGCTGGTGATGGTGCTCATCGTGGCCTTGTCCTGCTGTAGCAACCTCCGTCGTCAAGTCCCCCTCAATTTCATCGCCCTGGGCCTGTTT ACTATTGCAGAGGGCCTGATGCTCGGATCCGTGACAGT GTTCTATGCGGCAGAGGCAGTTCTGTGGGCTGTGGGGGCAACGGCGCTGGTGTCCTTCGCCTTGACTCTGTTTGCTATGCAGTCAAAG TGGGACTTCACTGGAGCAAATGGGAGCCTGTGGGTGTTTGCCTGGACCCTCTTTTCGTTTGCATTGCTTTGTGCAATTCTCCGATCGCAG TATCTTAACATCTTATACGCCTGCCTGGGAACCCTGCTGTTTTCTTTA TACTTGGTGTTTGATACCCAGCTTATCCTGGGTGGGAAACACAGGAAGTATGAAGTGTCTCCTGAGGAGTATGTGTTTGCTGCCCTCAACCTCTATTTGGACATcgtcctcctgttcctcctcctgctgaggCTCATCGGTCGCTGA